GCGGCGCTGGCCATGTTCGGCGCGGCACAAGGCCTGAGCTCGCCGCTGTTCACGCTGCTGATGCAGAAGCAGGGCATGTCGCCGGCACTGATCGGTCTTTCCGCCGCGATGATGCCGCTCGGCCTGGTTCTTTCGGCGTCATTGGTGCCGGCCGCGGTCCGGCTCGTCGGCGCCCGCACGCTGGCCGTCAGCTGCTCGCTGATCGGCGCGCTCTGTTTCTTCGCCATCGGCTATCTGCAGGACTGGGTCGCGTGGTTCGTCATCCGCTTCATTGTCGGCGTCATCATCAATCCGCTCTATATCCTTGGCGAGGTCTGGGCGTTGTCACTGGCGCCGCCCTCGCGGCGCGGCAGGGTCATGGGCATCTTCAATTCCGTGCTGGGGGTCGGATACGCGACAGGGCCGCTGGTCTTGACCGCGGTCGGGACGTCGGGATGGGTTCCCTTCATCGTCGGGATCGCCGGGTTCGTGCTCTGCGCGGTGATCCTGCGCGCTGTCTCGGCGAGCCTTGCCGGCTTCGAGGACGATGGCCAGCCCTCCGGCGGCATTGTCGGCTTCGCCAGGCTGGCGCCGGCGCTGCTGTTCGCGGTGCTGGTTTCAGCCGCAGTCCAGCAGAGCACCTATGCGCTGATCCCGGTCTTCGGCTCCGGCTATGGTCTGCCTGAAGCGGTACTCGCCGCGCTGGTCATGGTGCTGTCGCTGGGCAACATCTTCCTGCAGATCCCGCTCGGCCTGCTGGCGGAGCGTTTTGGCGGCCGGGCGATGATCATCGCCTGCGCGGTCGCGACAGCCGTCTGCGCAGTCCTGCTGCCCTTGCTGATCACGACGCCGTTGATATGGGTCGTGCTGCTGGTCATGGGCGCGGTCGGCTACGGCGTCTACACGATGGCGCTGGTCGAGCTGGGCAGCCGGTTCAAGGGATCGGCACTTGTCTCCGGCAATGCGGCGTTCGCCCTGATGTGGGGCGCCGGCGGCATTGTCGGACCGCCAACCGCCGGCGCGCTCATGCAGGCGATCGGCCCGCTCGGCCTGCCCGCGGTGATCGTCGGGCTCGATGTGCTCCTGGTGGTCTTCGCGCTTTACCGGTCTTCGGTGCGACGCAAGTCCTGAGCCCGTGGCGCAAGCGGATTTCGCCGCGCGGCCCTTTCGTTCTCTAAATCCTAGAGATAGCTGGATGATTCGCCGAGGGAGAGCGGCAATTCACAGTGGATGACGAGATGGTAGCGGCCGGTTCGAGCGACAGCGAGGCGGGAATGCAATGGGCCGCGATCACCGGCGTGATCGCGACGGTGTCGGTGTTCGCCATCGCACAGGGGCTCTCCTATCCGCTGTTGAGCTTCATCCTGCAGCGCCAGGGCGAATCGCCCGCCATGATCGGACTGTCGGCGGCGATGACGCCGATCGGCTTCATCGTCTCGTCGCCGCTGATCCCGGCATTGGCGCGGCGGTTCGGGGCAGGGCGAACGGCGCTCACCTGTGCGGTGCTTTCGGCAATCGTGCTGGCGCTGATCGGCTGGACGCAGAATGTCTATCTGTGGTTTCCCCTGCGCTTCCTGATCGGGATGGTGACCAATCCGCTCTACGTGCTCAGCGAAATATGGGTGATCGCGCTGGCGCCGCCGGCGCGGCGCGGTCGCCTGATGGGCGTCTATTCGACGATCATTTCAGCCGGTTTCGCGGCAGGACCGCTTTGCCTGCTCGCCGTCGGCACCGAGGGCTGGCCGCCATTTCTTGTCGGCATTTCCGCCTTCGTGCTCTGCGGCATCTGCCTGGTCTCGGTGCTGCCGCGCTTGCCCAAGGTGGGCGAGGCAGGACACCGGGTTTCCGTCCTGGGGTTCGTTCCGCTGGCCTGGCTTTTATTGTTTTCGGTCGTGGTTGCCGCCGGTTTCGAACAAGGGGTGCTGGCACTGTTGCCGGTCTATGGCACGCATTACGGCATCACCGAGACCCGTATGTCGGCACTGCTTTCGGTGATGATTGCCGGCAATATCGCCATGCAGGTGCCGCTCGGTTTGTTGGCGGAAAGGCTGACGGCGCGGCTTGTACGGCTGATCTGCATAGCAATTACGGTGCTCGGATGCGCTCTCCTGCCGGTTCTGATCGAAACACCGCTGATCTGGCCGATGGTCTTTGTCTGGGGAGCGGTATCCTACGGCATCTACACGATGTCGATCATCGAGCTCGGCGACCGTTTCACCGGTTCGACATTGATCGCAGGCAACGCCGCCTTCGCGCTGATGTGGGGCGTCGGCGGCATTTCTGTGCCGCCACTGACGGGAAGCACGATGGATGTGCTGGGCGCCGGTGGCCTGCCGCTCACGCTTGGCCTGCTGTGCCTGGCGCTGGCGGTTGCGAGTGTGGTTGGTCGCAGGAAAGCCTGATTCCTCGGCCGAGGTGCCGCGGCTATTGAATATCGGACCGGGCATGTCGATGTTGCATGCCGAAGCCTTGCCTATCGGAGATTCCATGACCAAGCCCATCGCCAAGCCAGAATCCAGCATTGAAGACCCGTTCCTCTGGCTGGAGGACAGGACAGCCACGCCGTCGCTCGACTGGGTGCATCGCCAGAACGAGGTCACGGTCGGTCAGTTGCAGGGCGATCCGTCCTATCAGGCGTCGTTCGAGACGGCGCTGGACCTGATGACGGCCGAAGACAACATCGCCGTCGGAGCCGCGCTCAAGGGCCATGTCTATAATTTCTGGCAGGACAAGACCAATGCGCTTGGCCTGTGGCGCCGCACGACGGTTGCTTCCTACAAGACCGAAAAGCCCGATTGGGAAACGATCATCGACTTCGACCAGCTTGCGTCGAAGGAGGGGATAAAGTGGGTGTTCAGCGGTGCCAGCCGGCTCTATCCGGACTTCAACCGGTGCCTGCTGTCGATGTCGCCGGACGGCGGCGATGCCAGCGAGATGCGCGAATTCGACATCGAGACAAAGGCGTTTGTCGAGAATGGGTTTCGCGCTCCTGCCTCGAAGTCGGGTTTTGGCTGGCTGGACGAGGACACGGTCATCGTCTCGGCGGCCTTCGAGGAGGATGACAAGACGCAGTCCGGTTATCCGCGCGTCATCAAGCTGTGGAAGCGTGGCACGAAGCTGGAAGACGCCACGTCGATCTTCGAGGCACAGAAAGAGGATCTTGCCGTCGGTGCCGGGGTCGAGTTCGATGGCGACAGGCGCCATGTGTTCCTGGCGCGAACGCTCGATTTCTTCGCGTCGCACAGTTTCCTGCATCTCCCGTCAGGCGAAAACAGGCGCATTCCACTGCCCGACGACGTCACCGACACGGCGCTGTTCAAGGACCAGCTGGTGTTTGGGGTGCGCACTCCATGGACGGCGCCGGATGGCACGGCGTGCCAGCCCGACGGGCTTTATTCGCTCGATTTCGTGAATTGGATCGAAACCGGTGAGCTAGGCGCCATCGAAACCCTGTTCGCGCCGGCATATCGCGTCTCGATCGCCGGCCTTGCGCGAACCCAGGACCGGCTGTTCATCAACATGATGGACAATGTGCGCGGCAAGGTCATCGTCTGCGAGCGCAAGGACGACGCCTGGTCGCTGCGGCCGGTCGCGTTGCCCGAAAACGGCAATGTCGGCATCAGCCATGCCGAACATTTCGGCTCCAGCGTTTCGTTCTCGTTCACCGATTTCCTGACGCCAAGCTCGATCATCTGGTCGGATGACAATGGCGAGACGCTGGCCACCGTAAAGTCGCAGCCGGCGCGTTTCGATGCCTCGCCGCTGATCTCCGAGCAGTTCGAGGCGCGCTCGAAGGACGGCACGATGATCCCGTACTTCGTCGTCCGGCGGCGCGACCAGAAAGGCCCGGTGCCGACGCTGCTCTATGGTTATGGCGGCTTCGAAGTGCCGCTGCTGCCCGGCTATGCCGGTGTGCGCGGCAGGCTGTGGCTGGAGAAGGGCAATGCCTATGTGCAGGCCTGCATTCGCGGCGGCGGCGAGTTCGGCCCGGCCTGGCATCAGGCCGCGCTCAAGGGCAAGCGCCAGAACGCGTTCGACGATTTCGCGGCGGTCGCGCAGGATGTCGTGAAACGCGGCATTGCCACGGCGGCTTCGCTTGGCATCCAGGGTGGTTCGAATGGCGGTCTGCTGACCGGTGCTTCGCTGACGCAGCATCCCGAGCTTTTCGGCGCTGTTATCATCGAGGTGCCGCTGCTCGACATGCTGCGCTACACCGAATTGCCGCCAGGGGCCTCCTGGATGGCTGAGTATGGCGATCCTTCAAAACCGGAAGACGCGAAGTGGCTTTCCGCCTATTCGCCCTACCAGCATGTCAATGCCGATGCCGACTATCCGCCGGTTCTGCTGACGACATCGACCGCTGATGACCGGGTGCATCCCGGTCATGCGCGCAAGATGGCCGCCCGCCTGCAGGAAGCCGGGCATGACAAGACGCTGTTCTTCGAGGAGACCGAGGGCGGACATGGCGGACGCGGCGACCGCCGACCGCAGGCGGCGCAGACCGCGATGAAGTATGTATTCCTGCAGAGGGCGCTGACCGCAAAAACTTGAGCTCGTGACGCAGACGATTCGAGCAAAGGATGTTCACCTCGAGCGTCCTTTGCTCTAAGGTGGTCCTCATGGCTCCTGTCGTGGTATTGGCCAGCCTCATTGGGGCTCGGACGTTTAGGGTCGCGGTGACACCGTCACCGCGGACGCTGCGCGCCGAGCTTCTGCGGCTGTGCGCCCGCATCGGCTATTCGCCTCCCGCCTGCCTCTGACGAATCCGCCCCGGCTCAGCCGGATTGATTCCAAGAGGAAAGATTTCCATGACCTATCAGAACTATTCGCTGAAGCAGCTTCAGCAGATCGACGCCGCGCACCATCTCCACCCGTTCACCGACCACAAGGAACTGCGTGAAGCCGGCTCGCGCATCATCACCCACGCCAACGGCCCGTTCATCTACGATTCCGAAGGGGCTGAAATCCTCGACGGCATGGCCGGCCTGTGGTGCGTCAACATCGGCTATGGCCGCGACGAACTGGCCGACGCCGCCTACGCGCAGATGAAGGAGCTGCCCTACTACAACTCCTTCTTCAAATGCTCGACCCCGACACCGGTACTGTTGTCCAAGAAACTGGCCGAGATCGCGCCGAAGAACATCAACCAGGTGTTTTATGGTTCCTCCGGCTCAGAGGCGAACGACACGGCGCTGCGTCTGGTCCGCCACTACTGGGCACTGGAAGGCAAGGCGGAAAAGAACCGCATCATCTCGCGCAAGATGGGCTATCACGGCTCGACGGTTGCTGGCACTTCCCTCGGCGGCATGGATTCCATGCACAAGCAGCTCGGCGGCGAGGTCCCCAACATCGTCCATGTGATGATGCCCTACGCCTATGAGCTGGCTCTACCGGGCGAGAGCGATCATGATTTCGGCCTGCGCGCGGCAAAGGCCGTCGAGGATGCTATCCTGGAAGCCGGCGCCGACAAGGTTGCCGCCTTCATCGGCGAGCCGGTGATGGGGGCAGGCGGGGTGAAGATACCGCCGTTGAGCTACTGGCCGGAAGTGCAGCGCATCTGCCGCAAATATGATGTCCTGCTGATGCTGGACGAAGTCATCACCGGTTACGGCCGCACCGGCGAATGGTTCGCGGCGCAGACCTTCGGCGTCGAGGCGGACACCATCACCACGGCCAAGGCGCTGACCTCCGGCTACCAGCCGCTGTCGGCGCTGCTGGTCGGTGACCGCATCGCTCGGACGCTGGTCGAGAAGGGCGGCGAGTTCAACCACGGCTACACCTATTCCGGACACCCGGTGGCCTGTGCCGTGGCGCTGAAGAACCTCGAGATCATCGAGCGGGAAGGGCTGGTCGACCGCGTCCGGGACGACACCGGTCCGTATTTCGCCCATGCATTGCAGGAGCGTATCGCCGGGCATGACTTGGTCGGCGAGGTCCGTTCGATCGGTCTGATGGGGGCGATCGAGATCGTCAAGGACAAGGCGACGAAAGAGCGTTTCCTGCCGTCGGGCAGCGCGGCGGTCGTCGTGCGTGATCATGCGATCGCGCAGGGCATGATGCTGCGCGCCACCGGCGACACGATGATCCTGTCGCCGCCGCTGATCTGGACCCGCGACACGATCGACATGGCCTGCGATCGCATCTCCAAGGCGCTCGACCTGGCGCAGGCGGATCTGCGCAAGCGCTAGACAGTGAACCTCGACCGGGCGTTCTCCGTCAGGACGCCCGGTCTTGAGTCCCATACTGTCGCAACTGGGAACGATGCTGTCTTCCGCGCGTAGTGTGATACGCAGTGGCCATATCGGCTGCGACAAGGGGTTCGTTTCCATGAGAAAGACCGGCAAGAGCCGACGCGTGCAAGAAGCAGCCAGCATCGGCGGTGACCTGATGCTGGCGCCGCTGGTGGCGATGATGCGCCTGCCGATGATGGCCATGGATGCAGGCAGTAGCCGGCCGTGGGGCACGGAGACCGCCCGCGCGGTGAACGAGAAGACCGTCGCGATGGCCGAAGGCGCATTCGCGGCGCAGATGTCGCTGCTTCATTCGGCATCGCGCTTCTGGCCGGAAGTGTTTTCCGGACGCACGCCGTCGCTGTTCAACGGTATTGCGGCGGAGCGATCCTTCAACGCCGCGCTGAAGCCGGCAAGCGTTGCCGTGAAAGCGAATTTTCGCCGGCTGTCGACAAAGACCTGAAAACCAAGGTCGATAGAATAAAAACCGATTCCAGTTTTTCGTGGTCATGCGCTAGAACCCCGCCAAGGCACATTCGCCGCTGGGGGACATCATGGCCGGACAACCGCTCAACGAGCCCGCCGAAATTCCGGCCGAGCTTGACCGCTGAAACTGGGGCGCTTTCTTCCTCAACTGGATCTGGGGTGTCGGCAACAGCACCTTCATCGCGCTGCTCGCGTTGATACCCGTCGTCAACATCATCATGATCATCGTGCTGGGCTCACGCGGGAGCCGCTGGGCCTGGCGGAACCGTGCGTGGCGCGATGCCGAGCAGTTCCGCAAGACGCAACGCAATTGGGCAATTGCCGGACTGGTCGTCTGGGTGGTCGGGATCGGGGGCTGCGCGGCCACGGTCGGCAGCGTTCCCTACATCCTGAAAGGCAGCGACGCCTATCACATGACCATGGACGCCGTCCGGGCCGACGATCGGGTCAAGGCCGCCATAGGTGATGATCTGGCAGATAATTTCTGGGTCGGCGGCCATATCAACGTCAACGTGAACGGCTCCGGTGACGCTCAGTTCAGCATTCCGATCCATGGCAGCAAAGGCAAAGGCACCGTATTCTCAAACGCCGTCCGCACCGCTGGCAAATGGAGCACGCGCCTGCTTGTTGTCAGGGTGGACGGCGTCGATGCCCCGATCGTCCTGATCAACGAAGATCATGTGCCGGTTCCGAATGCGGCAATCGGGATATAGGCCAGGCGCGGCAGTATAGGTGGCGGAAATGCAAAAACCGCGCTCCAGCGGGAACGCGGCTTTGCCAGATACGCATGGCGCTTCGCTACTCGAACACTTGGCGAAACTTACGGGCTCCGGTACGCGAGACCTGATCCGGAGCGCCGGGCGGATGCGATATGTCCGCCTCGCCATCCGTTTTATAGGGACATCGTTACCGGGGGGTTATCGAGAGCTTAAGCAAATCTAAATTTGCGGTCTTTCTGCCGGAAGGACCCGGAAAAAGTCCGTCAAATCCGTTGGTTACGCTGGGTTCCCGCGCAGAAAATTAATTATCCCGGAGAAATCGGCGCCGCCATGTCCCTGGGCGTTGAACAGGGCATAGAGCTGCGCCGCCTCGGCCCCAAGTGGCGTCACCGCGCCCGCGCCTTGCGCCGCTTCCTGCGCCAGCTTCAAATCCTTCAGCATCAAGGCCGCTGCAAAGCCCGGTCTGTAGTCCTTGTTGGCGGGCGAGGTCGGCACCGGGCCGGGCACCGGGCAATAGGTGGTCAGCGACCAGCATTGGCCCGACGAGGTCGAAGCGACATCGAACAGCGCCTGATGCGAGAGGCCGAGCTTTTCCGCCAGCACGAAGGCTTCGGCGACGCCGATCATCGAAATGCCGAGGATCATGTTGTTGCAGATTTTCGCAGCCTGGCCGGCGCCGTCGTCGCCGCAATGCACGATGCGGCCGGCCATCGGCTTGAGGATCGGCTCGGCCCTGGCGAAAGCATCCTTCGAGCCGCCGGCCATGAAGGTCAGCGTGCCGGCGGTCGCGCCGCCGGTGCCGCCCGAAACCGGCGCGTCGATCGACAGCAACCCATGCTTGCTGGCGACGGCGTGCGCCTTGCGCGCCGATTCGACGTCGATTGTCGACGAGTCGATGAACAGCGCGCCTTTTTTCGCCTTGGGCGCGATATCCTCATAGACAGAGAGCACGTGCTTGCCGGCCGGCAGCATGGTGATGACGACATCGGCGTCCTTCACGGCTGCAAGTGCGTTGGCCATGACGACGACGCCTTGGTCGCGCGCGACCGCCAGATTCTCAGGCATAAGGTCGAAGCCGTGCACCGTATGGCCCGCCTTGACGAGGTTGGCGGCCATTGGATTGCCCATATTGCCGAGGCCGATGAAGGCGATCGTCGTCATTGTCTCTCTCCCGGAATTTCTGGCTTCAGCGGCCGATCAGGGCGCGTGCGATGATGACGCGCATGATCTCGTTGGTGCCTTCGAGAATCTGGTGGACGCGCAAATCCCGGACCAGTTTCTCGATGCCGTAGTCGTGCAGGTAGCCATAACCGCCGAGCAGTTGCAGCGCGTCATTGGCGACGTTGAAGCCGGTGTCGGTGACAAAGCGCTTGGCCATGGCCGACCATTTGCCGGCATCCGGCGCCTTGCGGTCAAGTTTTGAGGCGGCAGCATAGAGGAAGATGCGCGCCGCCTGCAGCTCTGTCTCCATGTCGGCGAGCCTGAACTGCAGCGCCTGGAACTGGTTGATCTTCGAGCCGAAAGCCTTGCGCTCGGCCGTGTAGGACAGCGCCTTGTCGAGCGCCGATTGCGCGCCGCCCAGCGAACAGGCAGCGATGTTCAGCCGGCCGCCGTCCAGCCCCGCCATGGCGATGCCGAAGCCGGCGCCCTCGGTCGAGAGCAGGTTTTCAGCGGGCACCTTGCAGTCCTCGAAGATGACCTGGCGGGTCGACTGCATGTGCCAGCCCATCTTGTGTTCATTGGCGCCGAAGGAAAGGCCGGGCGCGTCCTTCGGCACGACGATGGTGGAAATGCCCTTCGGTCCGTCGGCGCCGGTGCGCACCATGACGGCGTAGACATCGCTGTCGCCGGCGCCGGAGATGAACTGCTTGGTGCCGTTCAGCACATAGTCGCCGCCGCTCTTCACAGCGCGCGTCTTCAATGCGGCGGCGTCGGAGCCCGAACCCGGCTCGGTCAGGCAATAGCTGGCCAGCCATTCCATCGAGGTCAGTTTCGGCAGGAAGCGTCGGCGCTGCTCGTCATTGCCAAAACGATCGATCATCGACGCCACCATGTTGTGGATCGAGATGAAGGACGAAAAGGCCGGGTCGGCGCGGGAAAGCGCCTCGAAGATCAACACGGCGTCCAGCCGGCCGAGCGCCGAGCCGCCGACATCGTCGCGGACATAGATGCCGCCGAGGCCGAGCGGCCCGGTTTCGCGGATTACATCGGCAGGAAAGTGTTTCCTGCGATCCCAGTCGAGCGCATTCGGCGCGACACGGTCGGCGGCGAACGCTTCGGCCATTTCCTGTATGGCGCGCTGCTCCTCATTGAGTTCGAACTGGCTGGTGCTCGCATCGACCGCGGCGTCCATGGCGTGCTCCCTGATGTCTGAGGCCAGCCAGTCTGCTGGCCCGTCGTTTTTGGCTTTGCGCGGGCACCAATCTAGACCAATGATGCCGCCGCGCAACCCGACCTTCCGCGGAGCGGCTGTGCGCGGATGGATGCCCGGAAGAGACCATGACGACAAATTTCAACGAACTGCTCGAGACGTTCCACGACTATCTCGCTGGTGTCGACAGCGCGTTGGTGCGCGATGCCGTGGCGCGAATCGCCTGGGATATGCCGGCTCGCGCGCTTGAGCCGCATCCGCTTGCCTGCGTCAGCCATCTCGATCGCGTTGTCGACCTGGCGCCGGAGGATGCGAAGCCGCTGGTGCGATTTGTAGCGGACCACCGTGGCGATCTCCGCTGGGGCCAGACCTACAGCGAAGCGGATTTCGGCAAGGCGTTCATCGACAATTATGGCTGGCTGGAAGTGATGGGCATGCGCGGTCACTTTGCCAATGCCGAAGTCGCCGCCGGTCTGCTCATCCTTGGACCTGACATCGTCTATCCCGACCATCATCACGTCGCCGAGGAAATCTACATTCCACTGACCGGCGGCACCGAGTGGCGCATGGGCGAGGGCGATTTCCGCGTTCGCGAGGCCGGAGAGGTCGTCCACCACGCCTCGAACGTCAACCACGCCATGCGCACCGGACGGGAGCCGCTGCTGGCTGTCTATATCTGGCGCGGTGGGCCGCTTGCCGCGAAATCGACGATCACCGGAACCGTCGCGCAGGGCAGGGCATAATGGCCAGGGCCATCATGCTACAGGGCACCGGTTCCGATGTCGGCAAGACGGTGCTGGTCGCGGGCCTGTGTCGCGCCGCGAAAAAGCGCGGGCTCAAGGTACGGCCGTTCAAGCCGCAGAACATGTCGAACAACGCCGCAGTCGCCGACATCCCCGGCGACAACAACCATGGCGGCGGCGAGATCGGCCGCGCGCAATGGCTGCAGGCGATCGCCTGCGGCGTGGCGCCGACCGTCCACATGAACCCGGTGCTGCTCAAGCCGCAAACGGATGTCGGCGCGCAGGTCATCGTACAGGGCAAGGTGTTTGGCGAGGCGCGTGCGCGCGACTATCAGGCGCTGAAGGGGCGGCTGATGGATGCCGTGCTGGATTCTTGGGCGAAGGTCGGCGAGGGTGCCGACCTCGTCATCGTCGAGGGCGCCGGCTCGCCAGCCGAGATCAACCTGCGCAGCCACGACATCGCCAATATGGGCTTTGCGACGCGGGCCAATGTGCCGGTGGTGCTGGTCGGCGACATAGATCGCGGCGGCGTCATCGCCTCGGTCGCCGGCACGTATCTGATCCTCCCGGAGGAGGACCGGCGTATGATCGTGGGCTATCTCATCAACAAGTTCCGGGGCGACGTCTCGCTGTTCGATGACGGCATCAAAGCGATCGAGCGTTTCACCGCCTGGCGCTGTTTTGGCGTCGTGCCTTGGCTGAAGGCGGCGGCACGGCTGCCTTCGGAGGATTCCGTGGTGCTCGAACGGTTGGCGTCCGGCGAGAAGCGAGCACTTAAGGTGGCGGTGCCGATGCTCGGCCGCATCGCCAATTTCGACGATCTCGACCCGCTCAAGGCCGAGCCGCAAGTCGAGGTGGTGTTCGTGCCGCCCGGGAAGCCGCTGCCGGGAGATGCCGGACTGGTGGTCATTCCCGGCTCCAAGTCGACGATCGGCGACCTCATAAAGTTTCGAGAGAACGGCTGGGATCGAGACTTGCTGGCACACCGCAAGCGCGGCGGCCATGTCGTCGGTATCTGCGGCGGCTTCCAGATGCTGGGCCGGATCGTGCGCGATCCGCAGGGCATCGAGGGCAGCGTTACCGAAGCCGAGGGGCTCGGCCTGCTCGACATCGAAACGGTGATGGAGCCGGAGAAGACCGTGCGCAACGTCACAGCGCGCTCAGTGCCATTCGACCTGCCGCTGGAAGGCTACGAGATCCACCTCGGCCGCACCACCGGCCCGGACACGCTTCGGCCTTCCGCTGTCATCAACGGCGCCGATGACGGCGCGACCTCCGCCGATGGCAAGGTGCTGGGCACCTATATGCACGGCCTGTTTTCCGCCGACGCCTTTCGCGGCAAATTCCTCGAAAGCCTGGGCGTCAAAGGCGGTGGCCTCGACTACCGCGCCGAGGTCGAACGGGCGCTGGACGACGTCGCCGCCGAGCTGGAGGTTCATCTCGACTGCGACGCGATATTTGGCCTGGCCAGGTAGCGTCGGTATAGAAGTTTTGACGGCTGGATACTTGCGTCGACGAACTACATACGTTTGCGCTTAGCAAGATCGCCCACCGCTTCGTCATCCCAGGGTCTCCGCGACGGAGCTTCGCTCCTGCTTCGCCCAGGGATGACGAAGTTGGGGATGCTTCAGCCAATCCTAGCCCCTTGTGCCGTGCGGTCGGTTCAGGCGTTCTCACTCGCCTTCGGCCAATAAGTGCCGAAGGACCAGACATTGCCTTCAGGGTCGCGGCAGATGAACTCGCGGCTGCCATAGTCGCGGTCGACCAGTTCCTGGATGATCACGGCGCCGGCTTTCTTGGCGCGGGCATAGGCGGCGTCGGCGTCCTCGACGGCAATGTAGATCGACTTGCCGCCGCCTGTGCCGGGCTCGCCGACCATCTTGCCGTAGTCGTCGTCGCGCATCGTGCCCAGCATGATCATCGATGAGCCGAGGACCAGTTCGGCGTGATGAACGACGTTGCCTTCGCCATAATTGGCGCGCACGCTGAAACCAAAGGCTTCGCCGAGCCAGTCGATCATTTTTGCCGCGTTCCGGTAGCGCAGCGCAGGGTAGAGCCGGGGCGGTTCGGTGGTTGTGGGCATGACTGCCTCCTTCATCTGGTTGGTCGATGACCCACTCTGAGCGACGGCCGTTCCGGCGTCTTGAAGAAATGTTACCTGGCGATCTATGCCCGGACCGTGAGCGCGGTTGGCGTCTCGCCAGCGAGGTCGCGGAATTCGCGCACCAGATGCGCCTGGTCGGCATAGCCGCAATCGGCGGCGATATCCGCCCAGTCACTTGACTGCTGCCTCGACAGGCCAAGCGCACGGTTGAAGCGGACGATGCGTGACAGCGTCTTGGGGCCGACACCGATCGCATCGGAAAAGCTGACGGCGAGATGTTTGCGGCTCCAGCCCAGATTGTCGGCAATCGATGAAATGCGCGTGCGGCCACCAGACGCGATGATGCTGTCATAGGCCCAGGCAATTTCGGCCGGCATTTCCTTGGCTTTGGCTAGCCGACTGGTGACGAAGGCTTCGGCCAGATCGAAACGCGCCGTCCAGTCCGGCGTATTGCCAAGCCTTTCGCGCAGCGCCATCCCCTCAGTGCCGAGTACGTCATCCAGCACAACCATGCTGTCGGTCAGTTCGCTCATTGGCCGGCTGAAGAAACGGCGTGCGCCTAGCGGCGTGAAATTGACCTGGACGCAGCAGGCGCCGCCGAAGGATTCGATCACAACCGGTCCGGCATAGAGGCCGGCGGCAAAACTGGCAAAGCGATCATTGTCACCGGGGTTCTTGCCGAGCCCGATGGCGAAGGGCTCCGCAAAGCTGATCACCAGCGGCACCGTCAGCGATGCGTATTCGGTGTTGCGGAAATGGCCGGGCGCCGTTTCGCGATAGAAGCAGATGTCGGTAACAACGCCCGCAAGCCTCGAGTCAGGAACCCGCCGCAGCATCTCGAAGCGACCGGCGATGGACCGGTCCTGTTCCTTCTGGCGTTGCATCTCGCTTGGCATGATCTGGAATCTAGCAGACCATCGACCAGAATCAAAAGCGCCCGGCTTTTGGCCGGGCGCTCCGAGTTGCCTGAGATTGGAGTGCTCGGCGGTGAAGCCGGCACAATGCAATAGATGAAACTGATCCCCATCAGCTCATGTCAGACCGCCGACTGACATGATTCGTACGCTCACATTCTATCAGGGGCGCATTCACATACCAGCAATCAGAGCGCGCAATGGGTTGGTCGGATCGGCCAGCAGCTTGACCGCCAATGCCAGGCAGACGATTACCAGCAGCGGCTTGATCAGTTTCGCGCCAATGCGCATGGCAAGGCTC
The nucleotide sequence above comes from Mesorhizobium shangrilense. Encoded proteins:
- a CDS encoding MFS transporter, with amino-acid sequence MTSSTDTAEPPLQWAALAGVTAALAMFGAAQGLSSPLFTLLMQKQGMSPALIGLSAAMMPLGLVLSASLVPAAVRLVGARTLAVSCSLIGALCFFAIGYLQDWVAWFVIRFIVGVIINPLYILGEVWALSLAPPSRRGRVMGIFNSVLGVGYATGPLVLTAVGTSGWVPFIVGIAGFVLCAVILRAVSASLAGFEDDGQPSGGIVGFARLAPALLFAVLVSAAVQQSTYALIPVFGSGYGLPEAVLAALVMVLSLGNIFLQIPLGLLAERFGGRAMIIACAVATAVCAVLLPLLITTPLIWVVLLVMGAVGYGVYTMALVELGSRFKGSALVSGNAAFALMWGAGGIVGPPTAGALMQAIGPLGLPAVIVGLDVLLVVFALYRSSVRRKS
- a CDS encoding MFS transporter; translation: MVAAGSSDSEAGMQWAAITGVIATVSVFAIAQGLSYPLLSFILQRQGESPAMIGLSAAMTPIGFIVSSPLIPALARRFGAGRTALTCAVLSAIVLALIGWTQNVYLWFPLRFLIGMVTNPLYVLSEIWVIALAPPARRGRLMGVYSTIISAGFAAGPLCLLAVGTEGWPPFLVGISAFVLCGICLVSVLPRLPKVGEAGHRVSVLGFVPLAWLLLFSVVVAAGFEQGVLALLPVYGTHYGITETRMSALLSVMIAGNIAMQVPLGLLAERLTARLVRLICIAITVLGCALLPVLIETPLIWPMVFVWGAVSYGIYTMSIIELGDRFTGSTLIAGNAAFALMWGVGGISVPPLTGSTMDVLGAGGLPLTLGLLCLALAVASVVGRRKA
- a CDS encoding prolyl oligopeptidase family serine peptidase, which encodes MTKPIAKPESSIEDPFLWLEDRTATPSLDWVHRQNEVTVGQLQGDPSYQASFETALDLMTAEDNIAVGAALKGHVYNFWQDKTNALGLWRRTTVASYKTEKPDWETIIDFDQLASKEGIKWVFSGASRLYPDFNRCLLSMSPDGGDASEMREFDIETKAFVENGFRAPASKSGFGWLDEDTVIVSAAFEEDDKTQSGYPRVIKLWKRGTKLEDATSIFEAQKEDLAVGAGVEFDGDRRHVFLARTLDFFASHSFLHLPSGENRRIPLPDDVTDTALFKDQLVFGVRTPWTAPDGTACQPDGLYSLDFVNWIETGELGAIETLFAPAYRVSIAGLARTQDRLFINMMDNVRGKVIVCERKDDAWSLRPVALPENGNVGISHAEHFGSSVSFSFTDFLTPSSIIWSDDNGETLATVKSQPARFDASPLISEQFEARSKDGTMIPYFVVRRRDQKGPVPTLLYGYGGFEVPLLPGYAGVRGRLWLEKGNAYVQACIRGGGEFGPAWHQAALKGKRQNAFDDFAAVAQDVVKRGIATAASLGIQGGSNGGLLTGASLTQHPELFGAVIIEVPLLDMLRYTELPPGASWMAEYGDPSKPEDAKWLSAYSPYQHVNADADYPPVLLTTSTADDRVHPGHARKMAARLQEAGHDKTLFFEETEGGHGGRGDRRPQAAQTAMKYVFLQRALTAKT
- a CDS encoding aspartate aminotransferase family protein — encoded protein: MTYQNYSLKQLQQIDAAHHLHPFTDHKELREAGSRIITHANGPFIYDSEGAEILDGMAGLWCVNIGYGRDELADAAYAQMKELPYYNSFFKCSTPTPVLLSKKLAEIAPKNINQVFYGSSGSEANDTALRLVRHYWALEGKAEKNRIISRKMGYHGSTVAGTSLGGMDSMHKQLGGEVPNIVHVMMPYAYELALPGESDHDFGLRAAKAVEDAILEAGADKVAAFIGEPVMGAGGVKIPPLSYWPEVQRICRKYDVLLMLDEVITGYGRTGEWFAAQTFGVEADTITTAKALTSGYQPLSALLVGDRIARTLVEKGGEFNHGYTYSGHPVACAVALKNLEIIEREGLVDRVRDDTGPYFAHALQERIAGHDLVGEVRSIGLMGAIEIVKDKATKERFLPSGSAAVVVRDHAIAQGMMLRATGDTMILSPPLIWTRDTIDMACDRISKALDLAQADLRKR